A window of Castanea sativa cultivar Marrone di Chiusa Pesio chromosome 1, ASM4071231v1 contains these coding sequences:
- the LOC142639963 gene encoding chorismate mutase 2-like translates to MAKNSLTLESVRHSLIRQEDSIIFSLIERAHFPINSPTYSQSYVSNSIPAFSGSLLRFVVKETEAPLAKAGRYANPEEHPFFPEDLPPSVVPPHNFAKFLHPPAASININQDIWDTYINKLLQLFVAPGDDGNYASTAASDLVCLQALSRRIHYGKLVAEVKFRESPQEYEPAIRAKDRDTLMKLLTFEKVEEAVMKRVAKKAMMFGQEVTLNNDGNHGKYKVDPSVVSCLYGDWIMPLTKHVEVEYLLRRLD, encoded by the exons ATGGCGAAGAATAGTCTGACGCTAGAATCGGTGAGACATTCATTGATAAGACAAGAAGACAGCATCATTTTCAGTCTCATAGAGCGagctcacttccccatcaattcTCCTACCTACAGTCAGTCTTACGTTTCCAATTCCATTCCCGCCTTTTCTGGTTCTTTGCTTCGCTTTGTTGTTAAGGAAACCGAAGCTCCCCTAGCTAAG GCTGGTAGATATGCAAACCCTGAAGAACATCCCTTCTTTCCAGAAGATTTACCACCTTCAGTGGTGCCACCTCACAACTTTGCAAAG TTTTTGCATCCTCCAGCTGCTTCAATTAACATAAACCAGGACATATGGGATACGTATATTAATAAACTACTTCAGTTGTTTGTTGCACCGGGTGATGATGGCAATTATGCATCAACTGCTGCTAGTGACCTTGTGTGTTTACAG GCCCTCTCCAGAAGAATTCATTATGGAAAGTTAGTAGCCGAGGTAAAATTCAGGGAATCCCCTCAAGAATATGAGCCTGCAATTCGCGCTAAG GACAGAGATACTCTGATGAAATTGTTGACATTTGAGAAAGTAGAGGAGGCAGTGATGAAGAGGGTTGCTAAGAAGGCCATGATGTTTGGGCAAGAAGTGACTCTGAATAATGATGGCAACCATGGAAAGTACAAGGTTGATCCATCAGTAGTTTCTTGCCTCTATGGGGATTGGATAATGCCTCTTACCAAGCATGTTGAAGTCGAGTACCTACTACGACGCCTTGATTGA
- the LOC142609739 gene encoding chorismate mutase 2 isoform X2: MANGVTLESLRQSLIRQEDTIIFSLIERARFPTNSPTYNESYVSSPTFSGSLVHFVVKETEALQAKAGRYANPEEHPFFPDNLPPSVVPPYNFTEVLHPPAALININKDIWDMYFKKLLQLFAAPGDDGNYAATAASDLVCLQVKALSRRIHYGKLVAEVKFRESPQEFEPAIRAKDRDALMKLLTFESVEEAVKKRVAKKAMVFGQEVTLNNNDNKGKYKVDPSVVSLLYGDWIIPLTKSVEVEYLLRRLD, from the exons ATGGCCAATGGTGTAACGCTTGAATCGTTGAGACAGTCTTTGATAAGACAAGAAGACACCATCATTTTCAGTCTCATAGAGCGGGCTCGTTTCCCCACCAATTCTCCTACCTACAATGAATCTTACGTTTCCTCTCCGACCTTTTCTGGTTCTTTGGTTCACTTTGTTGTTAAGGAAACAGAGGCCCTTCAAGCTAAG GCTGGAAGATATGCAAACCCTGAAGAGCATCCCTTCTTTCCAGATAATCTACCGCCCTCAGTGGTGCCGCCTTACAACTTTACAGAG GTTTTGCATCCTCCAGCTGCTTTGATTAACATAAACAAGGACATATGGGATATGTATTTTAAGAAACTACTTCAGCTGTTTGCTGCACCGGGTGATGATGGCAATTATGCAGCAACTGCTGCTAGCGACCTTGTGTGTTTACAGGTAAAG GCCCTCTCCAGAAGAATTCATTATGGAAAGTTAGTAGCCGAGGTAAAATTCAGGGAATCCCCTCAAGAATTTGAGCCTGCAATTCGTGCTAAG GACAGAGATGCTCTGATGAAATTGTTGACATTTGAGAGTGTAGAAGAGGCAGTGAAGAAGAGGGTTGCAAAGAAGGCCATGGTGTTTGGGCAAGAAGTGACTCTGAATAATAATGATAACAAGGGAAAGTACAAGGTTGATCCATCAGTAGTTTCTCTCCTCTATGGGGATTGGATAATACCTCTCACCAAAAGTGTCGAAGTTGAGTACCTACTAAGACGCCTTGATTGA
- the LOC142609739 gene encoding chorismate mutase 2 isoform X1 — protein MNMSILLLIVCFVLWSHNVRNSMANGVTLESLRQSLIRQEDTIIFSLIERARFPTNSPTYNESYVSSPTFSGSLVHFVVKETEALQAKAGRYANPEEHPFFPDNLPPSVVPPYNFTEVLHPPAALININKDIWDMYFKKLLQLFAAPGDDGNYAATAASDLVCLQVKALSRRIHYGKLVAEVKFRESPQEFEPAIRAKDRDALMKLLTFESVEEAVKKRVAKKAMVFGQEVTLNNNDNKGKYKVDPSVVSLLYGDWIIPLTKSVEVEYLLRRLD, from the exons ATGAACATGTCCATCCTATTACTcattgtttgttttgtgttatGGTCCCATAATGTTAGAAACAGCATGGCCAATGGTGTAACGCTTGAATCGTTGAGACAGTCTTTGATAAGACAAGAAGACACCATCATTTTCAGTCTCATAGAGCGGGCTCGTTTCCCCACCAATTCTCCTACCTACAATGAATCTTACGTTTCCTCTCCGACCTTTTCTGGTTCTTTGGTTCACTTTGTTGTTAAGGAAACAGAGGCCCTTCAAGCTAAG GCTGGAAGATATGCAAACCCTGAAGAGCATCCCTTCTTTCCAGATAATCTACCGCCCTCAGTGGTGCCGCCTTACAACTTTACAGAG GTTTTGCATCCTCCAGCTGCTTTGATTAACATAAACAAGGACATATGGGATATGTATTTTAAGAAACTACTTCAGCTGTTTGCTGCACCGGGTGATGATGGCAATTATGCAGCAACTGCTGCTAGCGACCTTGTGTGTTTACAGGTAAAG GCCCTCTCCAGAAGAATTCATTATGGAAAGTTAGTAGCCGAGGTAAAATTCAGGGAATCCCCTCAAGAATTTGAGCCTGCAATTCGTGCTAAG GACAGAGATGCTCTGATGAAATTGTTGACATTTGAGAGTGTAGAAGAGGCAGTGAAGAAGAGGGTTGCAAAGAAGGCCATGGTGTTTGGGCAAGAAGTGACTCTGAATAATAATGATAACAAGGGAAAGTACAAGGTTGATCCATCAGTAGTTTCTCTCCTCTATGGGGATTGGATAATACCTCTCACCAAAAGTGTCGAAGTTGAGTACCTACTAAGACGCCTTGATTGA
- the LOC142609739 gene encoding chorismate mutase 2 isoform X3, giving the protein MANGVTLESLRQSLIRQEDTIIFSLIERARFPTNSPTYNESYVSSPTFSGSLVHFVVKETEALQAKAGRYANPEEHPFFPDNLPPSVVPPYNFTEVLHPPAALININKDIWDMYFKKLLQLFAAPGDDGNYAATAASDLVCLQALSRRIHYGKLVAEVKFRESPQEFEPAIRAKDRDALMKLLTFESVEEAVKKRVAKKAMVFGQEVTLNNNDNKGKYKVDPSVVSLLYGDWIIPLTKSVEVEYLLRRLD; this is encoded by the exons ATGGCCAATGGTGTAACGCTTGAATCGTTGAGACAGTCTTTGATAAGACAAGAAGACACCATCATTTTCAGTCTCATAGAGCGGGCTCGTTTCCCCACCAATTCTCCTACCTACAATGAATCTTACGTTTCCTCTCCGACCTTTTCTGGTTCTTTGGTTCACTTTGTTGTTAAGGAAACAGAGGCCCTTCAAGCTAAG GCTGGAAGATATGCAAACCCTGAAGAGCATCCCTTCTTTCCAGATAATCTACCGCCCTCAGTGGTGCCGCCTTACAACTTTACAGAG GTTTTGCATCCTCCAGCTGCTTTGATTAACATAAACAAGGACATATGGGATATGTATTTTAAGAAACTACTTCAGCTGTTTGCTGCACCGGGTGATGATGGCAATTATGCAGCAACTGCTGCTAGCGACCTTGTGTGTTTACAG GCCCTCTCCAGAAGAATTCATTATGGAAAGTTAGTAGCCGAGGTAAAATTCAGGGAATCCCCTCAAGAATTTGAGCCTGCAATTCGTGCTAAG GACAGAGATGCTCTGATGAAATTGTTGACATTTGAGAGTGTAGAAGAGGCAGTGAAGAAGAGGGTTGCAAAGAAGGCCATGGTGTTTGGGCAAGAAGTGACTCTGAATAATAATGATAACAAGGGAAAGTACAAGGTTGATCCATCAGTAGTTTCTCTCCTCTATGGGGATTGGATAATACCTCTCACCAAAAGTGTCGAAGTTGAGTACCTACTAAGACGCCTTGATTGA
- the LOC142610111 gene encoding protein POLAR LOCALIZATION DURING ASYMMETRIC DIVISION AND REDISTRIBUTION, which produces MNTNINNNNNNNNEFKNQHFRIADILAADDDDGEYFVRDLGMECWSPRRVVARWLAAVWRRRRRKNKERSIVNVVPPRKTEEEEEEEEENEPLRTRGSVDGLEGRPPGSSLSPSERQCRDDASFNLGLGCSLLYLIAATKNELTKMVELRTEMEMLLQNVKVELQSKDALSRPFESNDTIAYSTTDIQEGSNSNSRISLRSQTTSHVLQDSESIMVHDQLLISNHHQKEEHLEGMDELEAELVAELELLQIHLDRENSTKHPQQQRIKDTASVGGRSLSFGEVIDPQNGVTEMEYGVPPSELEIRLHELLEARQQERVEELEAALECTIHKLREKETEVSWWKDTARLISQHVPGPSRFSS; this is translated from the exons ATGAACACcaatatcaacaacaacaacaacaacaacaacgagtTCAAGAACCAACATTTTCGTATTGCTGACATACTTGCTGCTGATGATGATGACGGCGAATATTTTGTTAGAGATTTAGGCATGGAGTGCTGGTCGCCTCGCCGGGTTGTTGCTCGCTGGCTGGCGGCGGtgtggcggcggcggcggcggaaGAACAAGGAGAGGTCTATTGTGAATGTGGTGCCGCCTAGGAAgacggaggaggaggaggaggaggaggaggagaatgAGCCTTTGCGCACAAGGGGTTCGGTCGATGGTCTCGAGGGCCGTCCTCCTGGTTCGTCGCTTTCGCCTTCCGAAA GACAGTGCAGAGATGATGCTTCTTTCAACTTGGGACTCGGGTGTAGTTTGCTATATCTCATTGCAGCGACTAAAAATGAACTTACTAAGATGGTGGAGCTGCGAACAGAAATGGAAATGCTTCTTCAAAATGTCAAAGTGGAATTGCAAAGTAAGGATGCACTGAGTAGGCCATTTGAGTCAAATGACACAATTGCGTATTCCACCACTGATATACAAGAAGGTTCAAACTCTAACAGCAGAATTTCACTTCGGTCACAAACTACATCACATGTCTTACAAGATTCAGAAAGCATTATGGTACATGATCAGCTTTTGATTAGTAATCATCATCAAAAAGAGGAACATTTAGAAGGAATGGATGAACTTGAGGCGGAACTTGTAGCTGAGTTAGAACTTCTGCAGATCCACTTGGATAGAGAAAATTCGACGAAACATCCACAGCAGCAAAGGATAAAG GACACTGCTTCTGTCGGAGGCCGCAGTTTGAGTTTTGGGGAAGTAATTGACCCTCAAAATGGAGTTACTGAAATGGAATATGGAGTTCCACCCTCAGAACTTGAGATAAGGCTGCATGAACTATTGGAAGCAAGACAGCAAGAACGGGTAGAAGAGCTAGAAGCTGCTCTAGAATGTACCATACACAAGCTTCGTGAGAAAGAAACAGAGGTTTCTTGGTGGAAAGACACTGCACGACTTATTTCGCAGCATGTTCCAGGGCCTTCACGATTTAGTTCCTGA